A genomic region of Methanomassiliicoccus sp. contains the following coding sequences:
- a CDS encoding DNA topoisomerase IV subunit A: MMSNKRNTEAIKRLYSISESIYKQLDEGKVPKMVLPLRTKANIKFDTRSNVWKYGDLRGARSAKKVKGALMLLRTSYMLELIQEMIETNKSSTLREAYYISEGWGRAKFHSQGESNLLAEDLEIVTQCLREDFKLRPEEDGARVIGDINLVETDRKGKQKKLNCRDDVGDSGYGIPYNVEKEKLDLKDSSAKFVIAIETGGMFDRLVENGFDENFDAVLVHLKGQPARSTRRFVKRLNEDLHLPVIVFTDGDPWSFRIYASIAYGAIKTAHLSEYLATPSAEYIGITASDIENYDLPTDKLTDMDTRALNAELKDPRFNTDFWKGEIDLMLKLGRKSEQQALAKYGLDYVTDTYLPDKLSEFGLLK; the protein is encoded by the coding sequence ATGATGAGCAATAAGCGCAACACCGAGGCCATTAAGCGGCTCTACTCCATCTCTGAATCTATCTACAAACAGCTTGACGAGGGCAAGGTGCCTAAGATGGTGCTGCCCCTCCGTACCAAGGCCAACATCAAGTTCGATACCCGCAGCAACGTGTGGAAGTATGGGGACCTGAGAGGTGCCCGCTCCGCTAAAAAGGTGAAGGGGGCGCTGATGCTTCTCCGCACCTCCTACATGCTCGAGCTCATCCAGGAGATGATCGAGACCAATAAGTCGTCCACCCTGAGAGAGGCCTATTACATATCCGAAGGATGGGGACGGGCCAAGTTCCACTCCCAGGGCGAGTCCAATCTGCTCGCAGAGGACTTGGAGATCGTCACCCAGTGCCTTCGCGAGGATTTCAAGTTGCGTCCCGAGGAGGATGGTGCCAGGGTGATAGGGGATATCAACCTGGTGGAGACGGACCGCAAGGGAAAGCAGAAGAAGCTGAACTGCCGCGACGACGTCGGTGATTCCGGATACGGCATCCCTTACAACGTGGAGAAGGAGAAGCTCGACCTCAAGGACAGCTCCGCCAAGTTCGTGATCGCCATCGAGACCGGCGGTATGTTCGACAGGCTGGTGGAGAACGGGTTCGACGAGAACTTCGATGCCGTCCTGGTGCACCTGAAGGGACAGCCGGCTCGGTCCACCCGCCGTTTCGTCAAGAGGCTGAATGAAGACCTGCATCTGCCGGTCATCGTATTCACCGACGGCGACCCGTGGTCCTTCAGGATCTATGCCTCCATAGCTTACGGAGCTATCAAGACAGCCCACCTCTCAGAGTACCTGGCGACACCTAGCGCGGAGTACATCGGCATCACCGCCTCGGACATCGAGAACTATGACCTGCCGACGGACAAGCTCACCGACATGGATACGAGGGCTCTTAACGCCGAGCTCAAGGACCCCCGGTTCAATACTGACTTTTGGAAGGGGGAGATCGACCTGATGCTGAAGCTCGGGCGGAAGTCGGAACAGCAGGCATTGGCCAAGTACGGGCTGGACTACGTCACCGATACCTATCTTCCGGACAAGCTCAGCGAGTTCGGGCTCCTGAAGTAG
- a CDS encoding DNA topoisomerase VI subunit B: protein MASTTAHKLAKSQKEISVSEFFEKNRQILGFDSPVKSLIMGIKEGVDNSLDACEEAQIIPDIIVSIDKVDQKEYRVMIEDNGPGIVSTSMPNVFGRLLYGSRFHAVRQSRGQQGIGISATIMFGQITTGKAATARSKVEGAEAAKEIDIIIDTKKNAPVILREDFVPWNEKAHGTRVEFYMNGRYVTGRQSVIEYLRQTAIVNPHATLTFIDPDGKRYIFGRATEQMPPLAKEIKPHPDGIELGTLMNMIKVTKEKSLVKFLQNDFNRISERVAKEICNASGLPETTKPSNLSLDSSKQLLEGISKVKIMAPQVDCLSPIGENLIRKGLKHVLADVKPEFYAPPVSREPKVHTGNPFLVEVGIVYGGDLSSDQPVQILRFANRVPLLYQQGACVVTKAIESTDWRRYGLEQRGGSGIPFGPAIILVHVASTKIPFTSEAKEAIASVPIIQEEISLALKACGRSLKTHLNKKERKTKTRSKFEIVQVIIPLMAEKTAKIVGKPVPDLRGTLTKIMNVVWIDDAVTYDKGRHRVKVLVYNYTPKQQKFRIHTVLPKGSLDIASCNLKPMDVKEEGKVTWELPRIPSTAMYEVSFDLKGIDSEVFSETEVFVSGINPVDVMGADPLPGDWDLQGVNFTEVEAPAVAPTVEEEEDEEPDYDEAGEDLNDEQ, encoded by the coding sequence ATGGCCTCTACTACAGCTCATAAACTAGCTAAGAGCCAGAAGGAGATCTCTGTCTCCGAGTTCTTCGAAAAGAACCGTCAGATCCTTGGTTTCGATTCGCCTGTCAAATCGCTCATAATGGGCATCAAGGAGGGGGTTGACAACTCCTTGGACGCCTGCGAGGAGGCCCAGATCATTCCGGACATCATCGTGAGCATCGACAAGGTTGACCAGAAGGAGTACCGGGTCATGATCGAGGATAATGGACCAGGTATAGTTTCCACCTCCATGCCCAATGTTTTCGGTCGACTCCTGTACGGCTCCAGGTTCCACGCCGTCCGCCAGTCACGTGGCCAGCAGGGTATCGGCATCTCCGCCACCATCATGTTCGGACAAATAACCACGGGGAAGGCGGCCACGGCCCGCTCCAAGGTGGAAGGGGCGGAGGCGGCGAAGGAAATTGACATCATCATTGACACCAAGAAGAACGCTCCGGTGATCCTCCGGGAGGATTTCGTACCCTGGAACGAGAAGGCCCACGGTACGCGGGTGGAGTTCTACATGAACGGGCGGTACGTCACGGGAAGGCAGTCGGTCATCGAGTACCTCCGACAAACGGCCATCGTGAACCCCCATGCCACCCTGACGTTCATTGACCCTGATGGAAAGCGCTACATCTTTGGCAGGGCGACCGAGCAGATGCCCCCTCTTGCCAAGGAGATAAAGCCACATCCTGACGGCATCGAGCTGGGCACTCTTATGAACATGATCAAGGTAACCAAGGAGAAGAGCCTGGTCAAGTTCCTGCAGAACGATTTCAACAGGATATCCGAGAGAGTGGCCAAGGAGATATGCAACGCATCCGGGTTACCGGAGACGACCAAACCGTCGAACCTTTCACTGGACTCGTCCAAGCAGCTCCTGGAGGGGATATCCAAGGTGAAGATAATGGCCCCTCAGGTGGACTGCCTTTCCCCCATTGGAGAGAATCTCATCCGCAAGGGTCTGAAGCACGTGCTGGCGGACGTGAAGCCGGAGTTCTACGCTCCTCCTGTGAGCAGGGAGCCTAAGGTCCACACCGGTAACCCCTTCCTGGTGGAGGTGGGGATCGTGTATGGAGGAGACCTATCCTCGGACCAGCCAGTGCAGATCCTCCGGTTCGCGAACCGAGTACCCTTGCTGTATCAGCAGGGTGCCTGCGTGGTCACCAAGGCCATCGAGAGCACGGACTGGAGGCGCTATGGGCTGGAACAGAGGGGAGGCTCGGGCATACCCTTTGGACCGGCCATCATACTTGTGCATGTCGCATCCACCAAGATCCCCTTCACTTCCGAGGCCAAGGAGGCCATCGCCTCCGTGCCCATCATCCAGGAGGAGATCTCCCTGGCATTGAAGGCCTGCGGGAGGAGCCTTAAGACCCATCTCAACAAGAAAGAGAGGAAGACCAAGACCCGTTCCAAGTTCGAGATCGTGCAAGTGATCATTCCGCTGATGGCGGAGAAGACCGCCAAGATCGTGGGCAAGCCCGTTCCTGATCTGAGGGGGACCCTGACCAAGATCATGAACGTAGTTTGGATCGATGACGCGGTGACCTACGATAAGGGTCGACACCGGGTAAAGGTGCTAGTCTACAATTACACCCCCAAGCAACAGAAGTTTCGCATCCACACCGTTCTGCCGAAGGGAAGCCTGGACATTGCATCGTGCAACCTCAAGCCGATGGATGTCAAGGAGGAGGGAAAAGTAACCTGGGAGCTGCCCCGCATACCCTCCACGGCGATGTACGAGGTAAGCTTCGACCTCAAGGGCATTGACTCAGAGGTCTTCTCCGAAACCGAGGTTTTCGTGTCCGGGATCAACCCTGTCGACGTCATGGGGGCCGATCCCCTTCCCGGGGACTGGGACCTCCAAGGTGTGAACTTCACCGAGGTGGAGGCGCCGGCCGTGGCGCCTACGGTGGAAGAGGAAGAGGATGAGGAGCCAGACTACGATGAGGCGGGAGAGGACCTGAATGATGAGCAATAA
- a CDS encoding ferrous iron transport protein A, protein MSKEIPLSMVNEGQEGMVQSVKGKTWYANRLREMGFVDKAKGMVIRADGQGHIVGINGTRLALSKSLADQILVTY, encoded by the coding sequence ATGTCGAAAGAGATCCCTCTGTCAATGGTCAACGAAGGCCAGGAAGGAATGGTGCAGTCTGTCAAGGGGAAGACCTGGTACGCCAATCGCCTAAGGGAGATGGGTTTCGTTGACAAGGCCAAGGGGATGGTCATCAGAGCGGACGGTCAAGGCCATATCGTAGGGATCAACGGGACCCGCCTGGCCTTGAGCAAAAGTCTAGCCGATCAGATCCTGGTCACATACTGA